AGTGAGTATACGTATGCCTCTCCATCGACTATCCAGCCCAAGAAGTTGACGAATATCCAGATCTTTAAACACTCTGGTTTGCGCATCAAAAATAACCAGAGAAGGGGCAAAATCAACCAGTGCCGAACCCACTTGAAAGCCGTCCTGTGCCACGCGCGTTGCAATATCCATCTGATCTGCAACATCCATGATGTGATGCACAATTGGGGTTTGGTCAGAGACCACCAGTACACGCCAGAGAGATGTCGGAATAGGCATATTGTACTTTCGCAAAAATATCAGAAGGCTATTGGAGGTAACGCGGGCATCTTTCCTTAAATTAGGTATCTGATATGCCTCCAGTAGCCCTTCACGTATCCACCGGCGGACAGTGCGTGCACTCACCCCGCAATGTTCAGCAATATCACCTACCTTAAGTATACGGCTCATCAGCTAAGTCCAATGCAGAGGTCGGCTGAGCAGAACAATCA
This Pokkaliibacter sp. MBI-7 DNA region includes the following protein-coding sequences:
- a CDS encoding MerR family DNA-binding transcriptional regulator encodes the protein MSRILKVGDIAEHCGVSARTVRRWIREGLLEAYQIPNLRKDARVTSNSLLIFLRKYNMPIPTSLWRVLVVSDQTPIVHHIMDVADQMDIATRVAQDGFQVGSALVDFAPSLVIFDAQTRVFKDLDIRQLLGLDSRWRGIRILTLLPSGEECHLPHNECYERDGSLNWPVSGDVLRHKVLEMLSE